Proteins from a genomic interval of Thamnophis elegans isolate rThaEle1 chromosome 2, rThaEle1.pri, whole genome shotgun sequence:
- the LOC116502503 gene encoding gastrula zinc finger protein XlCGF17.1-like encodes MEPWKLFHHSPNTSSSPPKDKKSHECLECGKSFALQSLLLTHRKVHVGSGSIQGLEGEKSFSGKNSKDLRIPSRLNPYKCEECDLCFSQKSSLLRHQRIHTGQKPYQCLECGNCFRDKATLRGHERIHTGEKPYKCWECGKSFSQNSGLWSHEKTHAGIKPYKCFECGKCFTQSSGLQTHQKTHRGEKNEKCLECGKCFTLKSGLVQHQRRHTGERPYECPECEKRFVSSYELRRHQKMHKEEKPYQCGECGKSFIKPGQLQIHQRIHTGEKPYKCGECGKCFSRKNHLGRHQRVHTGEKPYRCIECGKSFAHSGALCSHHKTHTGEKQHQCNECERFYSSSSALRSHVKTHTGEKNYKCLDCGKVFTKSSSLISHSRIHTEEKPHK; translated from the coding sequence ATGGAGCCTTGGAAACTCTTTCACCATTCGCCAAACACAAGCAGCTCTCCACCAAAGGACAAAAAATCCCATGAATGCTTAGAGTGTGGGAAATCCTTTGCTCTCCAGTCCCTCCTTTTGACCCACAGGAAGGTCCATGTGGGAAGTGGATCCATTCAAGGTTTGGAGGGTGAGAAATCTTTCTCTGGGAAAAACTCCAAGGATCTCAGAATCCCCTCAAGACTAAACCCCTATAAATGTGAGGAATGTGACTTATGCTTTAGTCAAAAGTCAAGCCTTCTTAGACATCAGAGAATCCACACTGGACAGAAACCTTATCAATGTCTGGAATGTGGGAATTGTTTCCGTGATAAAGCCACTCTCAGAGGCCAtgagagaatccacacaggggagaaaccttacaagtgttgggaatgtgggaagagctttTCTCAGAACTCAGGTCTTTGGTCCCATGAGAAGACTCATGCAGGAATCAAACCATACAAATGCTTTgagtgtgggaaatgtttcaccCAGAGTTCAGGTCTTCAGACTCATCAGAAAACACACAGAGGGGAGAAAAACGAAAAGTGTCTcgaatgtgggaaatgttttaccTTGAAATCAGGTCTGGTGCAACATCAGAGACGTCACACTGGAGAGAGACCCTATGAATGCCCAGAATGTGAGAAACGATTTGTGTCTTCTTATGAACTTCGGAGACACCAGAAGATGCACAAAGAGGAGAAACCGTATCAATGTGGGGAGTGTGGAAAAAGTTTTATTAAGCCAGGACAGCTTCAGATTCAtcagagaatccacacaggggagaagccatacaaGTGTGGGGAGTGTGGGAAATGCTTCTCCAGAAAAAACCACCTTGGAAGGCATCAGagggtccacacaggagagaagccctacAGATGCATAGAATGTGGAAAATCTTTTGCTCATAGTGGAGCCCTTTGCAGCCACCATAaaacccacacaggggagaaacaacATCAATGCAACGAATGTGAAAGATTTTATAGTAGCTCATCAGCCCTTAGAAGTCATGTgaaaactcacacaggagaaaaaaactACAAATGTTTAGACTGTGGGAAAGTTTTTACTAAGTCATCTTCTCTTATAAGTCATAGCCGAATCCATACAGAAGAGAAGCCCCATAAATGA